From the genome of Mixophyes fleayi isolate aMixFle1 chromosome 2, aMixFle1.hap1, whole genome shotgun sequence, one region includes:
- the OMP gene encoding olfactory marker protein — protein sequence MASETSEIELVFTEDTQLTKCMRIRALSLQQKNSKPQDGEKILKANEYIYRLDFSKQKLKFLWWTVHLKTPGKVVITGTSQHWTPDLTNLMTRQLLDPSAIFWKKTEQTEVDCNEADAQEFGERLCELAKIRKVMYFVLTFADGVEPSNVKCSIRFKA from the coding sequence ATGGCATCAGAGACGTCGGAAATCGAGCTCGTTTTCACCGAGGACACCCAGCTCACAAAGTGCATGCGTATTCGAGCCCTTAGCCTCCAACAAAAGAACTCCAAACCCCAGGATGGTGAAAAGATATTAAAGGCCAACGAGTACATCTACCGCCTGGACTTCAGCAAACAGAAGCTCAAGTTTTTGTGGTGGACAGTCCACCTTAAAACACCCGGAAAAGTCGTTATCACCGGAACGTCCCAACACTGGACTCCAGACCTCACCAACCTCATGACCCGGCAGCTCCTGGACCCATCAGCCATCTTCTGGAAGAAAACCGAACAGACGGAGGTTGATTGCAATGAAGCAGATGCCCAAGAATTTGGGGAGAGGTTGTGTGAGCTGGCCAAGATCCGTAAGGTCATGTACTTTGTCCTCACCTTTGCGGACGGAGTTGAACCATCCAACGTCAAATGCTCCATCAGATTCAAAGCCTGA